A genome region from Triticum aestivum cultivar Chinese Spring chromosome 2B, IWGSC CS RefSeq v2.1, whole genome shotgun sequence includes the following:
- the LOC123043238 gene encoding acetyl-CoA acetyltransferase, cytosolic 1, whose amino-acid sequence MGSDNIGPRDVCVVGVARTPMGGFLGALSSLPATKLGSIAIEAALKRANVDPPLVQEVFFGNVLSANLGQAPARQAALGAGIPNTVVCTTVNKVCASGMKATMFAAQSIQLGSNDIVVAGGMESMSNAPKYIAEARKGSRFGHDSLVDGMLKDGLWDVYGDCAMGVCAELCADNHALTREDQDAFAIQSNERGIAARDSGAFAWEIVPVEVPVGRGKPPVLVEKDESLDRFDPAKLRKLRPSFKEKAGTVTAGNASSISDGSAALVLVSGQKAQELGLQVLARIKGFADAAQAPELFTTTPALAIPKALSNAGLESSSVDFYEINEAFAAVALANQKILGIPSEKINVHGGAVSLGHPLGCSGARILVTLIGVLREKGGKIGVAGVCNGGGGASALVLELA is encoded by the exons ATGGGTTCAGACAACATCGGCCCCAGAG ATGTCTGCGTTGTCGGGGTCGCGCGCACCCCTATGGGTGGTTTCCTCGGCGCCCTGTCCTCCTTGCCTGCCACCAAACTTGGCTCCATAGCTATCGAAG CTGCTCTGAAAAGGGCGAATGTGGATCCACCCCTTGTGCAGGAGGTCTTCTTCGGCAATGTCCTGAGTGCTAACTTGGGCCAAGCTCCAGCGAGACAAGCTGCCTTAGGCGCAGGGATACCAAACACGGTTGTTTGCACGACGGTCAACAAAGTCTGCGCGTCTGGCATGAAAG CAACGATGTTTGCTGCACAGTCGATTCAACTGGGCAGCAATGATATTGTAGTGGCAGGGGGCATGGAAAGCATGTCGAATGCTCCGAAATACATCGCTGAAGCTAG AAAAGGTTCTCGTTTCGGACATGACAGCCTTGTTGACGGTATGCTTAAGGATGGCCTTTGGGATGTATACGGCGATTGTGCCATGGGAGTGTGTGCTGAGCTTTGTGCTGACAATCATGCTCTGACAAGGGAAGACCAA GATGCTTTTGCTATTCAAAGTAATGAGCGTGGAATTGCTGCTCGTGATAGTGGCGCTTTTGCATGGGAGATCGTTCCG GTTGAAGTTCCTGTCGGCAGAGGAAAACCACCAGTACTTGTTGAAAAAGATGAGAGCCTTGACAGG TTTGACCCAGCGAAACTGAGGAAGCTCCGCCCAAGTTTCAAGGAGAAAGCTGGCACTGTTACTGCTGGGAACGCTTCTAGTATAAG TGATGGCTCTGCCGCATTAGTATTGGTGAGTGGGCAGAAGGCTCAAGAGCTTGGGCTGCAAGTTCTTGCAAGGATCAAAGGATTTGCCGATGCGGCTCAA GCTCCCGAACTATTTACCACCACCCCAGCACTTGCCATACCGAAGGCTCTCTCAAATGCTGGCTTAGAATCTTCATCTGTTGATTTTTACGAAATTAACGAAGCCTTTGCG GCTGTTGCACTTGCAAATCAGAAGATTCTCGGAATTCCTTCA GAAAAGATTAATGTACATGGAGGAGCAGTGTCTTTAGGACACCCTCTTGGGTGCAGCGGTGCTCGCATTTTGGTCACCCTTATTGGT GTCCTCAGGGAGAAGGGTGGCAAAATCGGGGTCGCCGGTGTCTGCAACGGCGGAGGCGGAGCATCCGCACTTGTTCTCGAGCTCGCGTAG